From the Bacillus tuaregi genome, one window contains:
- a CDS encoding transglycosylase domain-containing protein: MERFQPVWNIMKKVWSRLSPPIIKFFKRTIALISAFWKRKHLTQILILSSLTVVLLTILFFAFTASQANVQSLREGLTQTTVIYDKDGDVATKVDTNRTEGIDVKDLPEHVPNAVIAIEDRRFMEHNGFDLKGLTRAFFNNLFAGRITGGGSTITQQLAKNALLSPEQTYRRKIEELFLAVEIEKNYSKDEILSMYLNQVFFGSGSWGIDQAARKYFNKDIGSVTISEAALLAGLLQSPSALDPYRHYERAIERRNVVLYSMKELSMITDKEYTDAKNERIILEDGGGSYIKREFPYYVDAVLDEAIAKYGLTQEEIMTRGYRIYTEMDQNIQSMLENVYQRDSVFPTGKGGTLVQSGSVLLNPQSGGVLGLVGGRGDYVFRGFNRVTHMKAQPGSTIKPLAVYTPALEEGYETTSILKDEPLKMGDYAPENFSHTFQGEVPMYEAVEQSLNVPTVWLLNEIGLEKGIASLEKFGITLEKEDHYLGIALGGMRKGISPLQLAEAYSVFAHEGKREEAHFITKIIGPTGNEIAEYKKETTRVTTKRVANEMNSMLLGVVESGTGKGAQIPGLVLAGKTGSTQLPYHDINGTKDQWFVGYTPNIVGAVWLGYDQTDREHYLASSSSETVVPIFKTIMESIKPYIESAEFTTESVRTQQAEEGPDFERLLKEQSDKWREVFREEAPKWKEKLDQGIDKAGEKGRQLKDNIENFINP, encoded by the coding sequence ATGGAAAGGTTTCAACCAGTATGGAATATAATGAAAAAAGTCTGGTCGCGATTAAGTCCTCCAATCATTAAGTTTTTCAAGCGAACGATAGCACTCATTAGTGCTTTCTGGAAAAGGAAGCATTTGACCCAGATTTTAATCTTAAGCAGTCTTACGGTTGTATTATTGACTATTCTCTTTTTTGCTTTTACAGCCTCACAGGCAAATGTCCAATCGCTCAGAGAAGGATTAACACAAACCACGGTCATTTATGATAAGGATGGGGATGTAGCAACAAAAGTTGATACGAACCGGACGGAAGGAATTGATGTGAAGGACCTGCCAGAACATGTACCTAATGCGGTGATTGCGATTGAGGACCGCCGTTTTATGGAGCATAATGGGTTTGATTTAAAGGGTTTGACTAGAGCGTTTTTTAATAATCTTTTTGCTGGAAGGATTACAGGCGGAGGCAGTACCATTACACAACAATTAGCCAAAAATGCTCTCCTTTCCCCTGAACAAACCTATCGTCGCAAAATTGAGGAATTATTTTTGGCTGTGGAAATTGAAAAAAACTATTCAAAAGACGAGATTTTGAGTATGTATTTAAATCAAGTGTTTTTTGGTAGTGGTTCATGGGGAATCGACCAGGCAGCAAGAAAATATTTTAATAAGGATATTGGCTCGGTAACCATCAGTGAAGCTGCCCTTTTAGCCGGTCTCCTGCAATCACCATCAGCGCTTGACCCCTACCGGCATTATGAGAGGGCAATAGAGAGAAGAAATGTCGTTCTTTATAGTATGAAAGAGCTGAGCATGATTACAGATAAAGAATACACTGATGCGAAGAATGAAAGGATTATTTTAGAAGACGGCGGCGGAAGCTATATAAAACGGGAATTTCCCTATTATGTTGATGCGGTATTGGACGAGGCCATTGCTAAATATGGACTTACCCAGGAAGAAATCATGACTAGGGGTTATCGTATTTATACTGAAATGGATCAAAATATACAGTCGATGCTAGAGAATGTTTATCAGCGTGATTCAGTGTTTCCGACTGGAAAGGGAGGCACACTTGTGCAAAGTGGGTCTGTTCTACTAAATCCTCAATCAGGCGGAGTTCTTGGATTAGTTGGAGGCAGAGGTGATTATGTTTTTCGTGGCTTTAACAGGGTTACACATATGAAGGCACAGCCAGGATCGACAATAAAGCCACTTGCGGTCTATACGCCAGCACTTGAAGAAGGGTATGAAACAACATCAATTCTTAAGGATGAACCATTGAAAATGGGTGACTATGCACCGGAGAATTTCTCACATACCTTCCAAGGTGAAGTCCCGATGTATGAAGCTGTTGAACAATCCTTGAATGTTCCTACTGTTTGGCTGTTAAATGAAATTGGCTTAGAAAAAGGAATTGCTTCATTAGAAAAGTTCGGTATTACACTTGAAAAAGAAGACCATTACCTTGGAATTGCACTAGGCGGGATGAGGAAAGGGATTTCGCCGCTACAGCTTGCTGAGGCATATAGCGTATTTGCGCATGAAGGGAAAAGAGAGGAAGCTCATTTTATCACGAAAATTATTGGTCCAACAGGCAATGAAATTGCAGAGTACAAAAAAGAAACAACAAGAGTCACAACCAAAAGGGTTGCTAACGAGATGAATTCTATGCTGCTTGGTGTGGTTGAGTCTGGAACAGGCAAAGGTGCCCAGATACCAGGGCTTGTGCTTGCTGGAAAAACAGGGTCTACTCAGCTACCTTATCATGATATCAATGGTACTAAAGATCAATGGTTTGTTGGCTATACGCCGAATATCGTCGGAGCGGTCTGGCTTGGTTATGACCAAACGGATAGAGAGCATTATTTAGCTTCCAGCAGTTCAGAAACCGTGGTACCCATTTTTAAAACGATTATGGAAAGTATTAAGCCCTATATTGAATCGGCAGAATTCACTACCGAATCTGTTCGTACTCAACAGGCAGAGGAGGGCCCTGATTTTGAACGACTTCTTAAAGAACAAAGTGATAAATGGAGAGAGGTATTTCGAGAAGAAGCTCCTAAGTGGAAGGAGAAATTAGATCAAGGAATCGATAAAGCTGGTGAAAAGGGCAGGCAGTTAAAAGATAATATTG